From the Candidatus Binatus sp. genome, one window contains:
- a CDS encoding ubiquitin-like small modifier protein 1 codes for MGVRVRVPTPLRRFTAGVDEVPADGASIKAVIEDLERRHPGMRERLLDEKGDIRRFVNIYLNGDDVRFLDSLNSKVKDGDDISIVPAIAGGR; via the coding sequence ATGGGAGTACGGGTCAGGGTTCCAACCCCACTTAGAAGGTTCACCGCAGGTGTCGATGAAGTCCCCGCCGATGGCGCGTCGATCAAGGCCGTAATCGAGGATCTCGAACGGCGGCATCCCGGGATGCGCGAGCGGCTGCTCGACGAGAAAGGCGACATCCGCCGCTTCGTCAATATCTACCTGAACGGCGACGACGTCCGCTTCCTCGATTCGCTGAATTCCAAGGTCAAGGATGGCGACGACATCTCAATCGTTCCCGCGATTGCCGGCGGACGCTAG